The following proteins are co-located in the Spinactinospora alkalitolerans genome:
- a CDS encoding IclR family transcriptional regulator, whose product MAEVRGRTPGVDSARRALKVLLLFSGQSPRLTMEEIARGVGISTPSAYRFVSLLRELDLVEEDDGSTYVLSPRVLALAENAERTMRMSHLLRPLVERLSSVTGETALVIRRVGDFATCTEISQADRSIRLSFQPGQIMSLHQGAGPKALLAGMGKEWAARYFDRLKSKPPQYDRDAVLAELPVITSQGWSQSSAEVDEDVWAVAAPITVANKVVAALSVAGPHYRIDEKRASMIREEVISGASEVSRSLNTWHD is encoded by the coding sequence GTGGCGGAGGTGCGAGGGCGCACTCCGGGCGTGGACAGCGCCAGGCGAGCCCTGAAAGTCCTGCTGCTGTTCTCCGGGCAGTCCCCGAGGCTCACCATGGAGGAAATCGCGCGCGGTGTCGGTATCTCGACCCCGTCCGCCTACCGCTTCGTCTCGCTCCTCCGGGAGCTGGACCTCGTGGAGGAGGACGACGGTAGCACCTACGTGCTCTCACCGAGGGTCTTGGCGCTCGCCGAGAACGCCGAACGGACCATGCGGATGTCGCATCTCCTGCGTCCGCTGGTCGAGCGGCTGTCCTCGGTGACCGGGGAGACCGCGCTCGTCATCCGGCGCGTCGGCGATTTCGCCACGTGTACCGAGATATCCCAGGCGGACCGCTCCATCCGCCTGTCGTTCCAACCCGGCCAGATCATGAGCCTGCACCAAGGGGCCGGCCCCAAGGCCCTCCTCGCGGGAATGGGCAAGGAATGGGCGGCACGCTACTTCGACCGGCTGAAGTCGAAGCCGCCGCAGTACGACCGGGATGCGGTGCTGGCGGAACTCCCCGTCATCACCTCGCAAGGGTGGTCGCAGAGTTCGGCGGAGGTCGACGAGGACGTCTGGGCCGTGGCCGCACCGATCACGGTCGCGAACAAGGTGGTCGCCGCGCTCAGTGTCGCGGGCCCGCATTACCGGATCGACGAGAAGCGCGCCTCCATGATCCGTGAAGAGGTGATCTCGGGCGCTTCCGAGGTCTCCCGATCACTGAATACCTGGCACGACTAG
- a CDS encoding mandelate racemase/muconate lactonizing enzyme family protein, whose product MAKNTKISAIKTYPLEVPLDRPWAYSQCWRHTRWSLFVQVSTEDGFVGWGEGEYAPTSSADAIHSQYADIFLGQDPFDVRALWERAYNYTRDYGRTGVTMIALSALETALYDLCGKILGVSVSTLLGGGFRTRVPVYLTGGYPHDLSRIVEEVVDESRRKVDQGAGALKLKVGFGVDLDTELIHAVRNAVGPSVRIMMDANRAYTAAEAIQLSKRVQDCRIYWFEEPVVPEDLEGYREVRARTEIPVAGGEEEYTRWGFRRLLESGAVDIVQPSVAMAGGVGECRNIAYLASAFNTRCVPHSWGLGINTAATLQLLSAMPQYPPRLIEDPPMLEVDSSASSLRDEALVDGPVIKDGFAYLPENPGIGAVVNQSAVERIASPIRESSL is encoded by the coding sequence ATGGCCAAAAACACCAAGATAAGCGCGATCAAGACCTATCCACTAGAAGTGCCGCTAGATCGCCCTTGGGCGTACTCGCAGTGCTGGCGGCATACGCGCTGGTCGCTATTTGTCCAAGTTAGTACGGAAGATGGTTTCGTAGGGTGGGGCGAGGGGGAATATGCTCCGACTTCCAGCGCTGACGCCATACATTCCCAGTACGCGGACATCTTCCTCGGGCAAGACCCATTCGACGTGAGGGCTCTCTGGGAGAGAGCGTACAACTACACCCGTGATTACGGGCGTACTGGTGTCACAATGATTGCGCTCAGTGCGCTGGAGACGGCCCTCTACGATCTGTGCGGAAAGATACTCGGCGTTTCCGTCTCGACTCTTTTGGGAGGAGGATTCCGTACCCGTGTCCCCGTCTATTTGACGGGCGGCTACCCTCACGATCTTAGTCGCATCGTGGAGGAAGTTGTTGACGAATCAAGACGTAAAGTAGACCAAGGCGCAGGTGCGCTCAAGCTGAAAGTCGGGTTTGGTGTGGATCTCGACACCGAGTTGATCCATGCCGTCCGCAATGCCGTCGGGCCGTCGGTACGGATCATGATGGACGCTAACCGCGCCTACACGGCCGCCGAAGCCATCCAACTCAGCAAGCGGGTGCAGGACTGTCGGATCTATTGGTTCGAGGAGCCTGTGGTACCGGAAGATCTTGAGGGCTACCGCGAGGTGCGAGCCAGGACGGAGATCCCGGTCGCGGGAGGCGAGGAGGAATACACAAGGTGGGGGTTCCGGCGCCTACTTGAATCGGGCGCGGTCGACATCGTGCAGCCCTCGGTGGCGATGGCCGGCGGAGTGGGAGAGTGCCGCAACATCGCGTATCTGGCGTCCGCGTTCAACACGCGATGTGTCCCTCATTCATGGGGACTCGGCATAAACACAGCCGCCACTCTGCAGCTGTTGAGCGCGATGCCGCAATACCCACCTCGTCTGATAGAAGACCCTCCCATGCTGGAGGTCGACTCAAGTGCGAGCAGTCTCCGGGACGAGGCACTCGTAGACGGCCCGGTCATCAAGGACGGATTTGCGTACCTGCCGGAAAATCCGGGGATTGGAGCTGTGGTGAATCAGAGTGCGGTCGAGCGGATAGCCTCGCCGATCAGAGAGAGCTCTCTATAA
- a CDS encoding aldehyde dehydrogenase family protein, translating into MVQSRCPQSPDRVIVDIPDADARAVESAAAEARSVGREWYRAGAPARAEALAAAAEKLAAASEELTRLMIDEVGKPATEARGEAARSVAIMRYFAQQAFEPDGETLPPAGPRTLLYSRRRPHGVAGLITPWNFPAAIPLWKAAPALAYGNAVLLKPAPEATAVALRLAELLGEALPSGLFRVVPGGGETGRAVVGAADCVSFTGSAEAGHAVAMAATHRSLPIQAEMGGLNASIVLPDADLENAAPSVAAAAMGYAGQKCTATSRVIVVGDETRQSQVREALAAAVECMRVGDPAEDTTAVGPLILEEARDAVVAAADGARSDGARVLTGGGREDRFGWYAQPTLVADVPADNRLVNEEVFGPICAIQTARDIGQAIQLNNAVRYGLVTSVYSNDLNVAFDALDEIDTGLVRVNAPTSGVDFWAPFGGEKASSYGPREQGKAAQNFYTTTQTLTVGPN; encoded by the coding sequence GTGGTACAGAGTCGTTGCCCGCAATCGCCGGATCGTGTAATCGTCGACATTCCCGACGCTGATGCGCGCGCAGTCGAGTCTGCTGCGGCTGAGGCTCGGAGCGTAGGCCGTGAGTGGTACAGAGCCGGCGCGCCTGCCCGTGCGGAGGCGCTCGCGGCGGCGGCGGAAAAGCTCGCAGCGGCCAGTGAAGAACTGACTCGGCTGATGATCGACGAGGTCGGCAAGCCAGCCACCGAGGCGCGCGGTGAGGCGGCGCGGTCGGTTGCGATCATGCGGTATTTCGCCCAGCAAGCGTTCGAGCCTGACGGGGAGACGCTGCCGCCGGCGGGTCCGCGAACGTTGTTGTACAGCCGGCGGCGCCCGCACGGCGTCGCCGGTCTGATCACGCCGTGGAACTTCCCGGCTGCGATCCCCCTGTGGAAGGCTGCTCCAGCACTCGCGTACGGCAACGCCGTGCTGCTGAAGCCTGCGCCCGAGGCTACGGCTGTGGCGCTGCGTTTGGCCGAACTGCTTGGCGAGGCGCTTCCCTCCGGCCTGTTCCGCGTTGTTCCCGGCGGCGGCGAGACCGGCCGAGCCGTCGTCGGGGCCGCCGACTGCGTCTCGTTCACCGGCTCTGCCGAGGCCGGTCACGCGGTCGCCATGGCAGCGACGCATCGCTCCCTCCCGATTCAAGCGGAGATGGGTGGGCTGAACGCCTCGATCGTGCTGCCGGACGCCGACCTCGAGAATGCCGCGCCGTCGGTGGCGGCTGCGGCGATGGGGTACGCAGGACAGAAGTGCACGGCAACCAGCCGTGTAATCGTGGTGGGCGACGAGACTCGGCAATCGCAGGTCCGAGAGGCCCTGGCCGCAGCCGTGGAGTGCATGCGCGTCGGCGACCCTGCCGAGGACACCACCGCTGTCGGGCCTTTGATCCTGGAGGAGGCCCGCGACGCTGTGGTCGCCGCGGCCGACGGTGCGCGTTCCGACGGGGCGCGGGTGCTGACCGGTGGCGGCCGAGAGGACCGATTCGGCTGGTACGCCCAGCCGACGCTCGTCGCGGACGTGCCCGCGGACAATCGGCTCGTCAACGAAGAGGTTTTTGGCCCGATCTGCGCGATCCAGACGGCTCGTGACATCGGCCAGGCGATTCAACTGAACAATGCGGTCCGCTATGGCCTCGTCACCTCTGTCTACTCCAATGATTTGAACGTGGCCTTCGACGCGCTTGACGAGATCGACACCGGGCTCGTCCGCGTCAACGCTCCGACCTCTGGGGTTGACTTTTGGGCGCCTTTCGGTGGGGAGAAGGCCTCTAGCTACGGTCCCCGTGAGCAGGGCAAGGCCGCACAGAACTTCTACACAACGACTCAAACGCTGACGGTCGGACCTAACTAG
- a CDS encoding alpha/beta fold hydrolase: MTADLQHTRSGRIGLCFRDKGTGPTVVLLHGTTASLGVWDPVADRIGDRVRTIAVDQRGHGRSDKPAEGYGVSDYCSDVLALIAELDCGPVVVCGHSLGARNAVVLGRQHPESVVGVVAVDYTPYVEPHVLDDLEARVRGGDRRFDSEAEIEDYLRRRYPLMPVDALRRRIAYGYVREGDGFRALADPAAMVRTVQGLRCDFAAEARDITVPVVLVRGERSRIVSDEAFAATRRLRPDFRAVEVPEADHYIPEENPEVVAGEITRMVQAVM; this comes from the coding sequence ATGACCGCAGATCTGCAGCACACCCGCTCCGGCCGGATCGGCCTGTGCTTTCGCGACAAGGGGACGGGCCCGACCGTGGTCCTCCTGCACGGCACGACCGCCAGCCTGGGCGTGTGGGATCCGGTCGCGGACCGGATCGGCGACCGGGTTCGGACCATAGCGGTCGACCAGCGCGGGCACGGCCGCAGCGACAAGCCCGCTGAGGGGTACGGCGTCTCTGACTACTGCTCCGACGTCCTCGCACTCATCGCGGAACTCGACTGCGGCCCGGTGGTCGTCTGCGGACACTCGCTGGGCGCCCGGAACGCGGTGGTGCTCGGAAGACAGCACCCCGAGTCGGTGGTGGGCGTGGTCGCCGTCGACTACACCCCCTACGTCGAACCGCATGTATTGGACGACCTCGAAGCCCGTGTGCGCGGCGGAGACCGGCGGTTCGACTCGGAGGCCGAGATCGAAGACTACCTGCGGCGCCGTTACCCGCTCATGCCCGTCGACGCCCTCCGGCGCCGGATCGCCTACGGCTATGTCAGGGAGGGCGACGGCTTCCGCGCACTCGCCGACCCCGCGGCGATGGTGCGCACAGTCCAGGGTCTGCGGTGCGACTTCGCGGCGGAGGCACGTGACATCACGGTCCCGGTGGTACTGGTCCGCGGCGAGCGGAGCCGGATCGTCTCGGACGAGGCGTTCGCCGCCACAAGGCGGCTGCGCCCGGACTTCCGCGCCGTCGAGGTGCCGGAGGCCGACCACTACATACCGGAGGAGAACCCCGAGGTGGTCGCCGGCGAAATCACCCGGATGGTCCAGGCGGTGATGTGA
- a CDS encoding dihydroorotase has translation MVDLVIKNGTVVSGGREEQRDIGVTGDRIEALYPAGKAPGAAEVIDASGYYVLPGFVDAHVHTRAPARPDRETWQSATKAAAASGVTTILEMPTSSPPASTPEAVRNRRRTGEEACYVDFALYAGGAVDGDTAKGLADEGVIGFKAFSHGVPSGREAEFIGLCAPDNAKLFSSLSGIAPTGLPCAIHAEDNLLLEQGIEKMRRAGRSDILAHADSRPAYVEAAAIASLLVFAEELSVRLHLPHVSSSWGVKLAMQAKERGVDVSVETCPHYLVFDREDMERAGVYAKINPPLRSPDEQHSLWRAVHERGVDIIASDHSPYLPEEKQAGDVWSAPAGHPELDAAFPAILSKVADGLLSYSHAVELLATNPARTFGLTHKGSIDPGKDADLVLLDPSIEWTFRKNEGFVLTRDNYRLYDDFPMKGRIVQTLCRGRTVYADGKITGHEGYGRFTAPT, from the coding sequence ATGGTGGACCTGGTAATCAAGAACGGAACCGTGGTCAGCGGGGGCCGAGAAGAGCAACGTGACATCGGTGTCACCGGCGACCGGATCGAGGCACTCTACCCGGCGGGCAAGGCACCTGGCGCCGCCGAGGTCATCGACGCGTCCGGTTACTATGTGCTGCCAGGATTCGTAGACGCCCACGTGCACACTCGGGCTCCGGCGCGCCCAGACCGGGAAACGTGGCAATCGGCTACGAAGGCAGCCGCCGCCAGCGGTGTGACAACCATTTTGGAAATGCCCACGTCGTCACCGCCTGCGTCAACGCCGGAGGCGGTCCGGAACCGGCGAAGGACGGGCGAGGAAGCATGCTATGTCGACTTCGCGCTCTACGCCGGCGGCGCCGTGGACGGCGACACCGCGAAAGGACTGGCAGACGAAGGAGTCATAGGCTTCAAGGCCTTCTCCCATGGCGTTCCGTCCGGGCGAGAGGCGGAATTCATCGGATTGTGTGCGCCGGATAACGCAAAACTATTTTCTTCGCTGTCCGGTATTGCGCCTACTGGACTTCCCTGCGCGATTCATGCTGAAGACAATCTTCTACTGGAGCAGGGAATCGAGAAGATGCGCCGGGCCGGTAGGAGCGACATTCTGGCGCATGCTGACTCGAGACCTGCATACGTAGAGGCTGCCGCGATCGCGAGTTTGCTCGTCTTCGCTGAGGAGCTGTCTGTTCGACTTCATCTACCTCACGTCTCCTCGTCCTGGGGCGTGAAGCTCGCCATGCAGGCTAAAGAGCGCGGTGTCGACGTATCCGTTGAGACATGCCCGCATTACCTGGTGTTCGATCGAGAGGATATGGAGCGCGCCGGGGTTTACGCGAAGATCAACCCACCGCTGCGGTCGCCTGATGAGCAGCACAGTCTTTGGCGAGCGGTGCACGAGCGAGGCGTAGATATCATCGCCAGCGATCACAGCCCATATCTGCCTGAGGAAAAGCAGGCGGGCGATGTGTGGAGTGCGCCTGCCGGGCATCCTGAGCTCGATGCGGCATTTCCGGCCATCCTGAGCAAGGTGGCTGATGGCCTGCTGAGCTACAGCCACGCGGTCGAACTGCTCGCAACAAACCCTGCGCGAACCTTTGGTCTGACGCACAAGGGTTCGATCGATCCGGGCAAGGACGCAGACCTCGTCCTCCTGGATCCGTCCATCGAGTGGACATTCCGCAAGAATGAAGGCTTCGTACTGACGCGAGATAACTATCGCCTGTACGACGATTTTCCCATGAAAGGCCGGATCGTACAGACGCTGTGCCGCGGAAGAACTGTCTACGCGGACGGAAAGATTACCGGCCATGAAGGATACGGCCGGTTTACCGCACCAACGTAG
- a CDS encoding GntR family transcriptional regulator, protein MSKLSVTGRGQFAGATLGDEIYEHLRKEILLGRLRPNEFLVEAELAERLQVSRTPIRESLQRLAAEGLIVSTHRRWMVYEHTISEIREIYEVRLALEGSAARLACERATDDEIREILQLVNSWPHAMEPGNESRVDHNDRFHTLIVRSAHNKRLSALIEKNQQYYFNKQVALFYNKESIAESQRQHRGIAEAIEARDGDRAEEITRRHVQHALDLIIAHANESS, encoded by the coding sequence GTGAGTAAATTGTCCGTTACTGGTCGAGGTCAGTTTGCCGGCGCCACGCTAGGAGACGAGATATATGAGCACTTGCGGAAGGAGATACTTCTTGGGCGGCTACGCCCGAATGAGTTCCTCGTCGAGGCGGAGCTTGCCGAGCGCTTGCAGGTGAGCCGTACCCCGATCAGAGAGAGCCTGCAGCGGCTTGCGGCAGAAGGCCTCATTGTGTCAACGCACCGACGTTGGATGGTCTACGAGCACACCATAAGCGAGATTCGTGAGATCTACGAGGTAAGGCTGGCCCTCGAAGGAAGCGCCGCACGACTAGCGTGTGAGCGCGCCACAGACGATGAAATTCGTGAGATACTCCAACTTGTCAACTCATGGCCACATGCTATGGAGCCTGGCAATGAGTCGAGGGTGGACCATAATGACAGGTTTCACACTCTTATTGTGCGGTCGGCGCACAATAAGAGGCTGTCGGCCTTAATCGAGAAGAACCAGCAGTACTATTTCAACAAGCAGGTCGCCTTGTTCTATAACAAGGAAAGCATCGCTGAATCGCAGCGACAGCACCGCGGGATCGCTGAGGCGATTGAGGCTCGTGACGGCGACCGTGCAGAAGAAATTACCCGAAGGCACGTGCAGCATGCACTGGACTTGATCATCGCGCACGCGAATGAGTCCTCGTGA
- a CDS encoding SDR family NAD(P)-dependent oxidoreductase, with protein MTKLSGRVALITGASRGIGRGAALALAREGADVIIDSLGDDERATAVADEVRSLGRKAITVDADVTDVDQVNRLIERSLEAFGQIDILVNNAGGGFNKPFLEITPEDWDDHFSRNVRSVFLCSRAVLPHMLERQFGRIINVSSQLAVKGGHELAHYTAAKAGVIAFTKSLALEFAGTGITVNAVAPGRIQTEEKPGAARVSEEWLQRKLSEIPLRRFGAAEEVAPTMVLIASSPDGDFYTGQTFHPNGGDVMP; from the coding sequence ATGACCAAACTATCGGGCCGAGTAGCCCTGATCACGGGTGCTAGTCGAGGCATCGGGCGGGGAGCCGCACTGGCGCTCGCTCGAGAGGGCGCCGACGTAATCATCGATTCCCTCGGAGATGATGAACGCGCGACGGCAGTCGCGGACGAGGTGCGAAGCCTCGGCAGGAAAGCGATCACCGTCGATGCTGACGTCACCGATGTCGACCAGGTGAATCGCCTCATCGAGCGGTCGCTGGAGGCGTTCGGCCAGATCGATATACTTGTCAATAATGCCGGAGGCGGCTTCAATAAGCCTTTCCTGGAAATCACCCCTGAAGATTGGGATGATCACTTCTCGCGGAACGTGCGCAGCGTGTTTCTCTGTAGCCGGGCCGTGCTGCCGCACATGCTGGAACGGCAGTTCGGCCGGATCATAAACGTCAGCTCGCAACTCGCAGTCAAGGGTGGCCACGAACTCGCGCATTATACCGCAGCGAAGGCCGGAGTCATCGCCTTCACGAAGTCGCTAGCCCTGGAATTTGCCGGGACAGGGATCACCGTCAATGCGGTTGCGCCGGGGCGGATACAGACCGAGGAGAAGCCGGGAGCGGCCCGTGTCAGTGAGGAGTGGCTGCAACGCAAGCTGTCCGAGATTCCCTTGCGTCGGTTCGGCGCAGCGGAAGAAGTTGCGCCGACCATGGTTCTGATCGCCTCTTCGCCTGATGGGGACTTCTACACCGGGCAGACCTTTCATCCAAACGGCGGGGATGTAATGCCGTAG
- a CDS encoding YbhB/YbcL family Raf kinase inhibitor-like protein has translation MPLNIRDLTISARQFASGERIPDAHAADHGDTAPDLKITGVPDGTVELAVIVHDPDAPLPRGFVHWVVYGIDPSTTWLDSTEGERGHREGPNGIGKRAYTGPQPPPNHGTHHYYFWVYALSTAVEGEPTREEFLATYADSIIEQNRLVGTYSA, from the coding sequence ATGCCGCTGAACATCCGCGACCTCACAATCTCGGCCCGCCAGTTCGCGTCCGGTGAGCGGATCCCGGATGCGCACGCCGCCGATCACGGCGACACCGCTCCCGACCTGAAGATCACCGGTGTCCCGGACGGCACAGTGGAACTCGCGGTGATCGTCCATGACCCCGACGCTCCGCTGCCGCGCGGGTTCGTCCACTGGGTCGTCTACGGCATCGACCCCTCCACGACCTGGCTGGACAGTACCGAGGGCGAACGCGGTCACCGGGAAGGTCCCAACGGGATCGGCAAGAGAGCCTACACCGGCCCCCAGCCGCCGCCCAATCATGGCACGCACCACTACTACTTCTGGGTCTACGCTCTGAGTACGGCGGTCGAGGGCGAACCCACGAGGGAAGAGTTCCTCGCCACCTACGCCGACAGCATCATCGAGCAGAACCGCCTCGTCGGCACGTACTCCGCCTGA
- a CDS encoding Nramp family divalent metal transporter — translation MTDSTSETRQSASEYDPYHLTPEGIKEPPQGLRSSLRYLGPGLILSASIVGSGELVVTTTLGAEAGFALLWLVIISTLVKVAVQVELARWTISTGQPALTGYNKVPPKLGRIGWINLVWICLALPKQLLLGGIVGGVAIACSLLFPIAGPPLGFASTSIWTGIIVVFTIGLLYSNRYRMVELGSVALVVTFAALTIALAVGLPFTPFAYSADDVLSGLSFQIPAGALGAAVAMFGITGVGADEITYYTYWCAEKGYARWAGPPDGSEEWARRANGWIKVMQKDAWLSWAVYTFSTFAFYLMGASVLHPQGLVPGGSNEMITTLSHIYTDVLGEWASIGFLIAAIAVLMSTLFANLPSWSRMYTNFLAIVGVFDWKHTQTRTRWIRIFTVALPILWGAMYLFIQAPVLMIQIAGILTGVLLMAIVVAVWYLRRVEIDHRLRGGSLFSVSLVVSSIAILVLGAYSVLEVFGFTLA, via the coding sequence TTGACGGATAGCACTTCCGAAACAAGGCAGTCTGCAAGCGAATACGATCCTTACCATCTCACCCCAGAAGGGATCAAAGAGCCGCCGCAGGGATTGCGCTCCAGCCTTCGTTATCTCGGACCCGGCCTAATTCTGAGCGCCTCGATCGTGGGCTCGGGCGAACTGGTCGTCACCACCACACTCGGCGCCGAAGCCGGTTTCGCCCTGCTGTGGCTGGTGATCATCAGCACTCTGGTCAAGGTAGCAGTGCAGGTGGAACTGGCTCGCTGGACGATTTCGACCGGCCAGCCGGCACTCACCGGTTATAACAAGGTCCCGCCTAAATTGGGGCGTATAGGCTGGATCAACCTGGTGTGGATCTGCCTGGCCCTGCCGAAGCAACTGCTGCTCGGGGGTATCGTCGGCGGCGTGGCTATTGCGTGCAGCCTGCTGTTCCCTATCGCCGGGCCTCCTTTGGGGTTCGCCTCGACTTCGATCTGGACCGGCATCATCGTCGTCTTCACCATCGGGCTGTTGTACTCCAACCGCTACCGAATGGTCGAGCTGGGCTCGGTCGCCTTGGTGGTTACCTTCGCGGCCTTGACTATTGCGCTTGCTGTTGGACTGCCTTTCACTCCGTTCGCATACAGCGCCGACGACGTGCTCAGCGGTCTCAGCTTCCAGATCCCAGCGGGCGCCCTGGGAGCGGCTGTCGCCATGTTCGGTATCACGGGTGTGGGAGCGGATGAGATCACCTACTACACCTATTGGTGCGCCGAGAAGGGGTACGCCCGCTGGGCAGGGCCGCCTGACGGTAGCGAAGAGTGGGCGCGGCGCGCCAATGGGTGGATCAAGGTCATGCAGAAGGACGCTTGGCTTTCCTGGGCCGTCTACACCTTCAGCACGTTCGCGTTCTACCTGATGGGCGCCTCTGTACTGCATCCTCAAGGCCTTGTGCCCGGGGGAAGCAACGAGATGATCACGACGCTGTCGCACATTTACACGGACGTCCTCGGCGAATGGGCGAGTATTGGATTCCTGATTGCCGCTATCGCGGTACTTATGTCCACGCTCTTCGCGAACCTGCCCAGCTGGTCGCGGATGTACACCAATTTTTTGGCCATCGTGGGCGTCTTCGACTGGAAGCACACTCAGACCCGGACGCGGTGGATCCGCATCTTCACCGTGGCACTGCCGATCCTCTGGGGTGCCATGTACCTGTTCATTCAGGCTCCAGTCCTGATGATCCAAATCGCGGGTATCCTGACCGGTGTCCTGCTAATGGCCATCGTCGTAGCCGTTTGGTATCTGCGCCGTGTCGAGATTGATCACCGGCTGCGTGGCGGTAGCCTGTTCAGCGTGAGCCTGGTCGTCAGCAGCATCGCCATCTTGGTTCTCGGTGCATATTCAGTACTCGAAGTCTTTGGCTTTACGCTCGCGTGA
- a CDS encoding thiamine pyrophosphate-binding protein: MTTSRTGARALIDALIAHGVDTIFCVPGESYLAALDACYESQPRIRVITCRHESGAANMAETYGKLTGRPGICFVTRGPGATHASVGVHTAFQDSTPMILFVGQVPRAARGREAFQEVDYRQMYSGLAKWAAEVDTADQLPELVDRAFYTAGSGRAGPVVLALPEDVLTESTEAADAEPRELVEPRPSPGDLERVRELLRRSRSPLVIVGGGGWTSQAARDLQAFAEANALPVAASFRRQDYIDNTSPSYAGHLGIGIDPSLAQRVRGSDLILAVGTRLGDVPTAGYTLLSPPEPTQTLVHAHPDPDELGRVYHPDVAIVASGPAMAAGLARLDPVDSSPWADQAGAAHEEFLAWQRRGNTASQGVDMSSVLGHLATTLPDDAIITNGAGNYTVWAQRCYTFHTYRTQLAPASGAMGYGVPAAIAAKLVDATRSVVCLAGDGCFLMNGQELATAVQYDLDVVFLVVNNGMYGTIRMHQERHYPGRTMATTLENPDFAAYARAFGAYGEVVEKTAEFPEAFERARAFGGPALLELRTDPELITPDATIADLRPEQDSNLRHPL, translated from the coding sequence TTGACCACTTCCCGGACCGGGGCTCGGGCCCTGATCGATGCGCTCATCGCGCACGGGGTCGATACGATCTTCTGCGTTCCCGGTGAGAGCTATCTTGCGGCCCTAGATGCCTGTTACGAGTCGCAGCCGCGGATCCGCGTCATCACCTGTCGGCACGAATCCGGTGCCGCGAACATGGCAGAAACCTACGGTAAGCTCACCGGCCGACCCGGTATCTGCTTCGTCACCCGCGGACCGGGAGCGACACACGCAAGCGTAGGCGTGCACACTGCCTTTCAGGACTCCACACCGATGATCCTGTTTGTGGGGCAGGTACCGCGGGCCGCGCGAGGGCGTGAGGCGTTCCAGGAGGTCGACTACAGGCAAATGTATAGCGGGCTGGCCAAGTGGGCGGCCGAGGTGGATACCGCCGACCAGTTGCCGGAACTCGTGGACCGGGCGTTTTACACGGCCGGCTCCGGACGGGCGGGACCGGTCGTGCTGGCGCTGCCCGAGGACGTACTCACCGAGTCGACGGAGGCCGCGGACGCCGAACCGCGCGAGCTTGTCGAGCCTCGCCCTTCTCCCGGCGACCTGGAGCGGGTACGCGAGTTGCTGAGGCGGTCGCGCAGCCCGCTGGTTATTGTCGGCGGTGGGGGCTGGACGTCGCAGGCGGCCCGTGACCTGCAGGCATTCGCCGAGGCCAACGCGCTCCCTGTAGCAGCGTCCTTCCGTCGCCAAGACTACATCGACAACACTTCACCGAGCTATGCCGGTCACTTGGGTATCGGGATCGACCCGTCGCTTGCGCAGCGGGTCCGCGGAAGCGATCTCATCCTCGCGGTGGGTACCCGCCTTGGCGATGTTCCGACCGCCGGCTACACGCTACTCAGCCCGCCTGAGCCGACGCAGACGTTGGTGCATGCGCATCCCGATCCCGACGAGCTTGGCCGCGTCTACCACCCCGATGTAGCGATCGTGGCGAGCGGGCCGGCGATGGCCGCCGGGCTTGCGAGACTGGACCCCGTTGACTCCTCGCCATGGGCGGACCAGGCAGGCGCGGCGCACGAAGAGTTCCTGGCCTGGCAGCGGCGCGGTAATACCGCGTCACAGGGTGTCGACATGTCTTCGGTCCTCGGTCACCTGGCGACGACGCTGCCGGACGATGCGATAATCACCAACGGCGCGGGGAACTACACGGTCTGGGCACAACGCTGCTACACGTTCCACACGTATCGCACTCAACTCGCTCCGGCTAGCGGCGCCATGGGGTATGGCGTTCCTGCCGCAATCGCCGCCAAGTTGGTGGATGCTACCCGTAGCGTTGTCTGTCTCGCTGGGGACGGCTGCTTCCTGATGAACGGCCAGGAGTTGGCAACGGCGGTGCAATACGACCTCGACGTGGTGTTCCTGGTGGTCAATAACGGTATGTACGGCACTATCCGAATGCACCAGGAGCGCCACTACCCCGGACGGACGATGGCCACGACCCTTGAGAACCCCGACTTCGCGGCCTACGCTCGCGCTTTCGGGGCATACGGCGAAGTGGTCGAGAAGACGGCGGAGTTCCCGGAGGCGTTCGAACGTGCACGTGCCTTCGGCGGCCCGGCACTACTGGAGCTGCGCACCGACCCGGAGCTCATCACTCCCGACGCTACGATCGCTGACCTGCGGCCCGAGCAGGATTCGAACTTGCGACACCCGCTTTAG